Part of the Propionimicrobium sp. PCR01-08-3 genome, CTGCAAGGCCTGCAGTTCGACCGAATTGGTCTGGATGGTGGTGGACAAGACGAGCACACCGGCCAGTCCCCCGCCGAGCAGGATCGCGATGAAGAAGATGAACGGCAGCTGGGAAAGCTGGGTGGCTTGTTTCGGTACCGCGCGCAGGGTGGCCCTGCGTTCGGAGCCCGGTTTGGCTTCGGGGGCCGCATTCGATGTCTGCAGGGCACTCATCGGGACTCCTTACCGAAGGGGATCGAACCGGGACGGATGCGCTGAACCGCACGCAATCGGGCGGATGCAGCCCGCGGATTGCGGGTGATCTCGTCGTCCGTGGGCTTTTCGGCGCCCCGGACGAGCGCCTCGAAGCGGGCCAACAGCGGTTCGGGTACCACCGGCAACCGCTCGGGGGCGGCGTCGCTGGCCGCCTGCGCAAATGCCTGTTTGACCAGGCGGTCTTCGAGCGAGTGGTAGGCGAGCACGGCGATGCGTCCGCCGACGGCGAGCCTGTCGAGTGCGGCCGGCAACAGGCCTTGGAGCGCGTCCAGTTCGCCGTTGACTTCGATACGCAGTGCCTGGAAGGTGCGTTTGGCCGGGTGCCCTCCGCCGTAGCGGCGGGCCGCGGGCAAGGAGGCCTGGATCACCGCGACCAACCGGGCGGAGTTGCTGAACGGTTCGATGGCGCGCTCGGCGACGATTGCCTTCGCGATGCGGTCGGCGTTCGGTTCCTCGCCGTAGCGGCGCAGGATCTGGGTCAGTTCACGCCGGCTCGCGGTGTTCACGATGTCGGCGGCGGTGCGCGGGTTCCGGTTGTCCATGCGCATGTCGAGCGGTGCGTCGGCCGCGTAGGCAAAGCCCCGTTCTCGCTCGTCGATCTGCAGGCTCGACAATCCGAGATCGGCCAGCAGCGAGTCGATCTCGGTGATGCCCAGGTCGTCCAAGACGTCGGGTAGTTCGTCGAACCGCGCCCGGACCAACTGAAAACGCCCGGCGAACCGGCGCAACGTCTGCTCGGCGATCGTGAGAGCTTCTTCGTCCTGATCGATGCCGACCAACCGGGCGGTCGGGTTGGCCTGCAGGATGGCGGCGGCGTGGCCCGCCATGCCGAGCGTCGCGTCCACATGGACGGCACCCGGAGCCCGGAGGGCGGGGGCCAGCAGGCCGACGATGCGTTCTCGCATCACCGGCGTGTGTACCACCGCACCGCCTGGGCCCGTCGCGAGCGTTGCCGGGGCGGGAGCATCGCTTGTCCCGTCGGGTTCGCTCATCTGCTTCGCTCCTTCAGGCAGTAGTCGTCGGCTGTGCGGCCTGGTTTCAATCCGGACTCCGAAACCCAGAGCCACCTGGCATCGGGGAAGTGACGCCAGGAAGCTGTGAGCCCGGATTGAAGCCGGACGGCACAGCGGTGTCGTTGCCTTTCTCCGCGCCGAAGCGAAGCGTCCCGATCACAAGACCGGGAAGATCTCTTCGTTCAACTCGGCGAAAGAGGCCTCCTGCGCAGTGGAGTACTCCTGCCATGCCTGCGGATTCCAGACCTCGACCCGGTCGATGGCCCCCACCACGACGATGTCCTTGTCCAGACCTGCGTAGTCACGCAGCACGGCCGGCACCTGAATGCGGCCCTGTTTGTCCGGCACTTCATCGCTGGCTGAGGACGCCAACATGCGCTGAAAATCGCGCACCTGGCGCACCGTCGCCGGGGCTGAAGCCATCTGTTGAGTTTTCGCGACGAAGGTTTCCATCGGATAGATCGCCAGGCAGCGATCCTGTCCTCTGGTCACCACCAGCCCTTCGGCCAGCTCGTCCCGGAACTTCGCAGGTAGAACCACGCGGCCCTTCTCGTCGAGCTTGGGCGTGTAGGTACCGAGAAACATCGGCACCACCCCCAGCTCCACATCGGGACCTCGTCCTCCACTTCGCCCCACCTTACTCCATTTAGCTCCACTTGCAGCCAACATCTCTCCCTGGAGTTGAGAGTTTCCCCACTTCTGGAGCACCAACCGGCGCGGGTACGATGATGGGCGGCCTGACTTCCATCTACCGAGGGGATCCCGGTTCGCATGACAGCTCAACGCGTCTTGACCCCACAACTCGACGTGCCGCAGGTACAGCAACTGGCTTCGTCCATGCGGCAAGCGATTTCGAGCATCATCGAGGGCAAGACCGAACAGATCGATCTGGCAATCCTGGTGCTCTTCGCCGGTGGCCACCTGCTCATCGAAGATGTGCCGGGCGTCGGCAAGACGATGCTGGCCAAGGCTCTGGGACGCGCGATCGACTGCCGGGTGCGACGCATCCAATTCACTCCCGATCTGCTGCCCTCCGACATCACCGGCGTCTCGGTCTATAACCAGGAGACCCGCGAGTTCGAGTTCAAGCCCGGCGGCGTCTTCGCGAACATCGTGGTGGGCGACGAGATCAACCGCGCCTCGCCGAAGACGCAGTCGGCGCTGCTGGAGGCCATGGAGGAACGCCAGGTCAGCGTCGACGGCCGGACCCATCGGCTTGCTCCCCCGTTCATGGTGGTGTCCACCCAGAACCCGATCGAGATGGAGGGCACCTATCCTCTCCCCGAGGCCCAGCGCGACCGGTTCATGGCCCGCATCGAGATGGGCTACCCCACCCGCGGCGCCGAACTCGACATGCTGAATTCGCACGGCGGCGCCGACCCGCTGTCCGGCCTGCAACCGGTGACCGACGGGCCGAGCCTCACCCGGCTCGCCGAGGGTATCCGGCAGGTGCACGTCTCGCAGGCCGTCAAGGAGTACATCGTCGACATCGTCGACGCGACCCGCGAGAGCAGTGATCTGCGGCTGGGCGCCTCTCCTCGCGCCGGGCTGCAGTTGCTGCGTGCGGTGCGCGTCCGGGCCGCCATGGCCGGGCGTGACTATGTCATCCCCGACGACGTGCAGGCATTGCTGGCTCCGGTACTGGCGCATCGTGTGCTTTTGACGTCGGCGGCCCGGCTGGCCGGACGGTCCGGGGCCGACGCCGTGCTCGCAGCGGCCGCGACCGTGGCGTTGCCGCGGGGCAACTGACCGTGCGGGCCTGGCGCCGCCTCACCATTCGGGGACGCATCGCACTGTGTTTCGGCGTGCTCGCCGTCGCTGCCGGCATTGTCTTCGGCCAGCGCGATCTGTTCTGGCTGGGTGGATTCTGCTTCCTCGTCACGGTCGGCGCATTGTTGATGGTCTCCTGGCCGGTCAAGGGTCTGCGTCACGAGCGCAGACTTGCCGTGGCCAGTGTGCCGGTGGACACCGAGTTCCAGGTGTCGCTGAAACTCACCAGCTCGGGGTTCAGTATTCCCCGGCTCCTGCATTTTGAAGATGTGGTGCCGCCGTCGATGGGGATTCGTCCACGTTTCGCTTTGTCGGCCGGAGTTCCGGCCGCTGGATACCGGGTCGGGTACCGGCTGAGAGGAGTGCAGCGCGGACGTTACCGGATCGGCCCGCTGCTGGTGCGCAGCCTCGACCCGTTCGGTCTGGCCAGAAACGACATGGCGTTCGTCTCCACCACCGAGATCGCCGTCACCCCCCGCGTCTTCGAACTGGCCGGGTTGGACGCGGGCAGCTCGGGCACCTCGGCGGAGGCGCGCAGCACCAGGGCCGGGCTGGTCGGCCAGGATGATGTGCTGGTGCGCGAATACCGGCGCGGCGACGATGTGCGCCGGGTGCATTGGCGTTCCACGGCCAGAGCCGGCGAGTTGATGGTCCGCCGGGAGGAGCAGTCGTGGCAATCGAGCGTCCGGCTGCTGGTCGACAACAGGCGCGCTGCACATGCCGGCATCGGCCGGGACAGTTCGTTCGAGTGGGCGGTCTCGGCCGCCGCGTCGGTCGGATTGGCGATGCTTTCGTCCGGGTCGATTCTTGAACTGGCGGACGCCGACGGTCTGACGATGGGCCCCGATTCCGACCGCAATGTCCGTTCTCAGCGGCTGATCTCCGAGCTGACCGACATCACCTTGACAAGCAGCGAATCCCTGGCGGCAGGACTGCTCGGCACCGGTGAGGCACGCTCGCCCGGTTCGGCCCTGCTGGCCGTGCTCGGCCGGCTCACTCAAGCGGACCTGGCGACGCTCATCGACGCCACTCCCCGTTCGGGTACGGCTCATGCGCTGCTGATCGACTCCCCCACCTTCGTTGGTGCCGCCGGGCGCGCGGCACAGGCTCAGATCGCTCATGAATTGGCCAAGCGCGGCTGGTCGGTGGCTTTGGTACGCGCCCCGGAGTCGGTGCCCGATGCCTGGATCAGGCTGGCCGAAGCGAGCGGAGGGAGATCATGATCGGCTCGGCCCGCAACTCGATCGCCGTCGTGCTCGCAGCCTTCCTCGGCGCCATTCCCCTCACTCAGCTGAGTTCGGACGCACGGTTGCTGCCCGCAGCGGCGATCGTGATCGTGCTGCTCGAGCTGGCCGCCTGGCTGACCAGACGACTCACCGCCCGGATCTGGCCGGGGACATTCGCCCAGGTGGTGGCCCAGCTCGCGATGATCTGGATCGGCTGTGCCGCCGCGGTAGGAGACGGGGCCCAGGACAATCCGTGGCAGGTCTTCGGGCTGGTGTGGAGCGGTGCCGGCGAGCACATCTATCAGCAGACCGTGCCGATGGACGCCAACGACCCGGTGCTGGTGGTGCTGCTCGCCGCCATTGGGCTGCTCACCATCGGAATCGATCTGGCGTTCATCGCAGCCGGCAGTGCCTTGCTGGCTGCCGTTCCGCTGCTCGGTGGCTATCTGGCCTCGATGATCGTTCTCGATCACGCGGCCGGCATCGTCTCGATCGTCGCGGTTTGCGTGGGCTGGCTGATCTTGTTGGCCTCCCGCACGATCGACCACGAAAAACGCTGGCCTCGCGGGCTGACGAGCAAAGACGCCGCCAAATTCAATCTGCGCGGCTTCACCGGCCTGGCCGCGACACTCGGCGCGATCTCGATCGGGGTTGCGGTGGTCGCCGGCATGGCGATCCCGCCCGACAACCCGACGTGGCGGCCCCGTGGTTCGTCAAGCGGTGGATCGTCGGTCGACCTGGTTGATCCGACCATCGAGCTCAACGAGAATCTGCATCGTCCCGACGAGCGTCCGCTGATCAGCTACACCACCTCGGCGCCAGGCGGAGTGCAGTTACGCAACACCGCCCTGACCGCGATGGACGCCAACGGCTGGCACCTGCAGCAGATGGATCTCGAGCCGGGCAATCCCGATGTGCCCGAGGTCACCGGAACCACTCCGCAGCCGATCTCGACCTCGATCGCGATCGGCGACTATGAATCCGATTATCTGCCGGTGCCCTATTTCCCCCGCGGTTGGGACGCCGAGGGCTCGTGGAACTACGATCCCTCGACCCTCACCGTGCTCAATGTCGATTCCGGACGCAGCGGACAGGCCCTGACCGGTCTGCCCTATGCCGCCGAGTCGGTCATGGTGCAACCCAGCGACGACGAGATCGCTGCCGCGTCGGCCGGGGCCGATCAAGGCATCGTCGTCCCCGATGATGTGCCGGCCGACATAGTCGACCTCGCCCATCAGCTCACCGACGATTCCCCCACCGCCGGAGCCAAGGCCCTGGCCCTGGAGAGTTGGCTGGCCGATCCGGCACAGTTCAGCTACGACCTGAATGCCCCCGAAGGTACCGGCTACGACGTCTTGCTGAATTTCTTGTTCACCGACCGGCGGGGTTATTGCATTCACTTCGCCTCATCGATGGCGGTGATGGCCGAGGTCATCGGCATTCCTGCCCGGGTCGCCGTCGGCTTCACCGCCGGCACCCAGCAGGACGACGGCTCGTGGTTGGTGACTTCGCACAATATGCATGCCTGGCCCGAGCTGTACTTCGAGGGACTCGGCTGGGTCAGCTTCGAACCCACGGTCTCGATCGGCAGCGGCGGGCAACCACCCGAGACCTCGCCCGAACCCACTCCACAGACTCCTTCCGAAGAGCCCACTGCGCCCGCCGAATCGCAGGAGCCCACGCAGTCTCCCGAACCGTCGGCGCCCGCGCCAGGGCCGGGGGAAAGTGGGCAGCCGATCGATCTGCGGATCCCGCTCGGTTTCCTCGCCGCCATCGTCATCGTGGCCGCGCCGGCCACCGCCCGGGCTCTGCAGCGCCGCCGCAGGCTGGGGGCCCAGGCGGCGCCCGATCGTGTACGCGGTGCCTGGCGCGAGCTGCACGCCACCGCCATCGATGTCGGGCTGACGTGGCCGAAGGCGACTCCGCGGCAGGCGGCTGCGTCCGGTTGGCCGGGGTTGAAGGCCGATGGACGCCGAGCCTTGCGCCACGTCGC contains:
- a CDS encoding MoxR family ATPase; the protein is MTAQRVLTPQLDVPQVQQLASSMRQAISSIIEGKTEQIDLAILVLFAGGHLLIEDVPGVGKTMLAKALGRAIDCRVRRIQFTPDLLPSDITGVSVYNQETREFEFKPGGVFANIVVGDEINRASPKTQSALLEAMEERQVSVDGRTHRLAPPFMVVSTQNPIEMEGTYPLPEAQRDRFMARIEMGYPTRGAELDMLNSHGGADPLSGLQPVTDGPSLTRLAEGIRQVHVSQAVKEYIVDIVDATRESSDLRLGASPRAGLQLLRAVRVRAAMAGRDYVIPDDVQALLAPVLAHRVLLTSAARLAGRSGADAVLAAAATVALPRGN
- a CDS encoding DUF3488 and transglutaminase-like domain-containing protein, yielding MIGSARNSIAVVLAAFLGAIPLTQLSSDARLLPAAAIVIVLLELAAWLTRRLTARIWPGTFAQVVAQLAMIWIGCAAAVGDGAQDNPWQVFGLVWSGAGEHIYQQTVPMDANDPVLVVLLAAIGLLTIGIDLAFIAAGSALLAAVPLLGGYLASMIVLDHAAGIVSIVAVCVGWLILLASRTIDHEKRWPRGLTSKDAAKFNLRGFTGLAATLGAISIGVAVVAGMAIPPDNPTWRPRGSSSGGSSVDLVDPTIELNENLHRPDERPLISYTTSAPGGVQLRNTALTAMDANGWHLQQMDLEPGNPDVPEVTGTTPQPISTSIAIGDYESDYLPVPYFPRGWDAEGSWNYDPSTLTVLNVDSGRSGQALTGLPYAAESVMVQPSDDEIAAASAGADQGIVVPDDVPADIVDLAHQLTDDSPTAGAKALALESWLADPAQFSYDLNAPEGTGYDVLLNFLFTDRRGYCIHFASSMAVMAEVIGIPARVAVGFTAGTQQDDGSWLVTSHNMHAWPELYFEGLGWVSFEPTVSIGSGGQPPETSPEPTPQTPSEEPTAPAESQEPTQSPEPSAPAPGPGESGQPIDLRIPLGFLAAIVIVAAPATARALQRRRRLGAQAAPDRVRGAWRELHATAIDVGLTWPKATPRQAAASGWPGLKADGRRALRHVALLVERQRFAAVPPAEADVAADVALITTQWYAHVSKGKRLMARVLPRSLFMGRREPD
- the rsmH gene encoding 16S rRNA (cytosine(1402)-N(4))-methyltransferase RsmH; translation: MSEPDGTSDAPAPATLATGPGGAVVHTPVMRERIVGLLAPALRAPGAVHVDATLGMAGHAAAILQANPTARLVGIDQDEEALTIAEQTLRRFAGRFQLVRARFDELPDVLDDLGITEIDSLLADLGLSSLQIDERERGFAYAADAPLDMRMDNRNPRTAADIVNTASRRELTQILRRYGEEPNADRIAKAIVAERAIEPFSNSARLVAVIQASLPAARRYGGGHPAKRTFQALRIEVNGELDALQGLLPAALDRLAVGGRIAVLAYHSLEDRLVKQAFAQAASDAAPERLPVVPEPLLARFEALVRGAEKPTDDEITRNPRAASARLRAVQRIRPGSIPFGKESR
- a CDS encoding DUF58 domain-containing protein, with translation MRAWRRLTIRGRIALCFGVLAVAAGIVFGQRDLFWLGGFCFLVTVGALLMVSWPVKGLRHERRLAVASVPVDTEFQVSLKLTSSGFSIPRLLHFEDVVPPSMGIRPRFALSAGVPAAGYRVGYRLRGVQRGRYRIGPLLVRSLDPFGLARNDMAFVSTTEIAVTPRVFELAGLDAGSSGTSAEARSTRAGLVGQDDVLVREYRRGDDVRRVHWRSTARAGELMVRREEQSWQSSVRLLVDNRRAAHAGIGRDSSFEWAVSAAASVGLAMLSSGSILELADADGLTMGPDSDRNVRSQRLISELTDITLTSSESLAAGLLGTGEARSPGSALLAVLGRLTQADLATLIDATPRSGTAHALLIDSPTFVGAAGRAAQAQIAHELAKRGWSVALVRAPESVPDAWIRLAEASGGRS
- the mraZ gene encoding division/cell wall cluster transcriptional repressor MraZ; translation: MFLGTYTPKLDEKGRVVLPAKFRDELAEGLVVTRGQDRCLAIYPMETFVAKTQQMASAPATVRQVRDFQRMLASSASDEVPDKQGRIQVPAVLRDYAGLDKDIVVVGAIDRVEVWNPQAWQEYSTAQEASFAELNEEIFPVL